One window from the genome of Mumia sp. ZJ1417 encodes:
- a CDS encoding GNAT family N-acetyltransferase encodes MADVATYTVRRVVEPEPELLDSLHALITRLVEEGAALGWLEPPSRSDVGDLLGDLVHESDLDDACLAVAEDPEGRVVGFAYWSRRIGETEQPHADIGRVAVSSDARGGGLGQRLVTELIDYARKAGIEILTLDVRGNNHAAMALYERLGFREYGRIPDFVAIGDQRWDNVYFWLDLRPDEHDLTLHGDTPTGPGASEVR; translated from the coding sequence ATGGCCGATGTGGCCACCTACACCGTTCGACGTGTCGTCGAGCCCGAGCCAGAGCTGCTCGACTCGCTGCACGCACTCATCACGCGACTGGTGGAGGAGGGGGCAGCACTCGGCTGGCTCGAGCCACCGAGCCGGTCCGACGTCGGCGACCTTCTCGGTGATCTCGTCCACGAGAGCGACCTCGACGACGCCTGCCTGGCGGTGGCCGAGGACCCCGAGGGACGGGTCGTCGGCTTCGCCTACTGGTCTCGCCGGATCGGCGAAACCGAGCAGCCGCACGCCGACATCGGCCGCGTCGCCGTCTCGTCCGACGCGCGCGGGGGCGGGCTCGGCCAGCGGCTCGTCACCGAGCTGATCGACTACGCACGCAAGGCCGGCATCGAGATCCTGACGCTCGACGTACGCGGCAACAACCACGCGGCGATGGCGCTGTACGAGCGGCTGGGCTTTCGCGAGTACGGCCGCATCCCCGACTTCGTGGCGATCGGCGACCAGCGCTGGGACAACGTCTACTTCTGGCTGGACCTGCGCCCCGACGAGCACGACCTGACCCTGCACGGCGACACTCCGACCGGGCCCGGTGCCTCCGAGGTGCGGTGA
- a CDS encoding Lrp/AsnC family transcriptional regulator: MEETDAQIVRLLSVDGRMSFTDLGRATGLSTSAVHQRVKRLEARGVITGYQARLDHDAVGLALTAFISIRPIDPSQPDDSPERLRHLDAIESCYSVAGEESYVLMVRVGTTSDLETLLAEIRAAANVSTRTTIVLSTPYENRPIGG; this comes from the coding sequence GTGGAGGAGACCGACGCGCAGATCGTCCGGCTGCTGTCTGTCGACGGCCGGATGTCTTTCACCGACCTTGGCCGCGCCACGGGACTGTCCACGAGCGCGGTCCACCAGCGTGTCAAGCGCCTGGAGGCGCGGGGTGTCATCACCGGCTACCAGGCACGGCTCGACCACGACGCGGTCGGCCTCGCGCTGACGGCATTCATCTCGATCCGGCCGATCGATCCGAGCCAGCCTGACGACTCGCCAGAGCGACTGCGTCACCTCGACGCGATCGAGTCCTGCTACTCGGTGGCTGGCGAGGAGAGCTACGTGCTCATGGTGCGGGTCGGCACCACAAGTGACCTAGAGACGTTGCTCGCGGAGATCCGGGCGGCCGCGAACGTCTCGACACGGACGACCATCGTCCTCTCGACCCCGTACGAGAACCGCCCGATCGGAGGCTGA
- a CDS encoding Xaa-Pro peptidase family protein, whose amino-acid sequence MSTDITRRLDAARTAAAEAGVDALLVTPGADLRYLTGFAAMPLERLTCLVLPVEGDPVLVLPRLELAMALEAGVDSHDIVLHGWGETEDPFAAAAAPLEGARRVAVDDHMWAERVFAFRSALPGAEQVLASPVLRGLRLRKTATEVDALREAGAAIDRVHSRVGEWLRPGRTEREVGRDLAEAILAEGHESVDFVIVGSGPNGASPHAEVSDRVIEAGAPVVIDIGGTMPSGYCSDSTRTYVAGGTAPAELVAFYEVLQRAQEAQCAHARPGVTAGSVDTVGRDLIDAAGFGKAFLHRTGHGIGLETHEEPYIVTGNDLVLEPGMAFSIEPGIYLEGKYGARIEDIVVTTDDGLERLNLTSRDLVVID is encoded by the coding sequence ATGAGCACCGACATCACCCGCCGGCTCGATGCCGCCCGTACGGCCGCCGCTGAGGCCGGCGTCGACGCCCTCCTCGTGACCCCGGGAGCGGACCTCCGCTACCTCACCGGATTCGCGGCGATGCCCCTCGAGCGGCTCACCTGCCTCGTCCTTCCGGTCGAGGGCGATCCGGTGCTCGTGCTGCCCCGCCTGGAGCTGGCGATGGCGCTGGAGGCCGGCGTGGACAGCCACGACATCGTCCTGCACGGATGGGGCGAGACCGAGGACCCATTCGCGGCAGCGGCCGCGCCGCTCGAGGGGGCGCGCCGTGTCGCAGTCGACGATCACATGTGGGCCGAGCGGGTGTTCGCGTTCCGCTCCGCCCTCCCCGGTGCCGAGCAGGTGCTGGCCAGCCCGGTGCTGCGCGGGCTGCGGCTGCGCAAGACGGCCACCGAGGTCGACGCGCTGCGCGAGGCCGGTGCGGCGATCGACCGGGTCCACAGCCGTGTAGGGGAGTGGCTGCGTCCTGGGCGTACCGAGCGCGAGGTCGGCCGCGACCTCGCCGAGGCGATCCTCGCCGAGGGTCACGAGTCGGTCGACTTCGTCATCGTCGGTTCGGGCCCGAACGGCGCGTCGCCGCACGCCGAGGTCAGCGACCGCGTGATCGAGGCCGGTGCCCCGGTCGTCATCGACATCGGCGGCACGATGCCGTCGGGTTACTGCTCGGACTCGACCCGCACATACGTCGCGGGTGGGACGGCACCGGCCGAGCTCGTCGCCTTCTACGAGGTGCTCCAGCGCGCCCAGGAGGCGCAATGCGCGCACGCACGGCCGGGCGTCACTGCCGGGTCCGTCGATACGGTCGGGCGCGACCTCATCGACGCCGCGGGGTTCGGCAAGGCGTTCCTCCACCGGACAGGGCACGGGATCGGTCTGGAGACGCACGAGGAGCCCTACATCGTGACGGGCAACGACCTCGTCCTCGAGCCGGGGATGGCGTTCTCGATCGAGCCGGGCATCTACCTCGAAGGCAAGTACGGCGCACGCATCGAAGACATCGTGGTCACCACCGACGACGGTCTCGAGCGCCTCAACCTGACGTCTCGCGACCTCGTCGTGATCGACTGA
- a CDS encoding 5'-3' exonuclease, with translation MPGQKLLLLDSASLYFRAFFGMPDSLKAPDGTPVNAVRGMLDFVATLVDTTRPAAMAACWDNDWRPAWRVELIPSYKEHRVEQVTETGPDVEETPGLLDVQVPVIARALQILGIPIVGADGYEADDVIGTLATTWDGPVDIVTGDRDLFQLVDDARGVRVLYPAKGMSKLEYVDAGWIHDRYGIEPTQYADFAVLRGDPSDGLPGVAGIGEKTAASLLTSYGDLDGILAAAADRHAKVAPRARTNLLAAADYLAVAPRVVEVARDLPLDVDLTLRPVSTEQVREMAELAEAWGLGRPAERAVAALTAP, from the coding sequence ATGCCCGGACAGAAGCTGCTGCTGCTCGACTCCGCCTCGCTCTACTTCCGCGCGTTCTTCGGGATGCCGGACAGCCTCAAGGCGCCCGACGGCACGCCCGTCAACGCCGTCCGCGGGATGCTCGACTTCGTGGCCACGCTCGTCGACACCACCCGGCCGGCCGCGATGGCAGCCTGCTGGGACAACGACTGGCGTCCGGCCTGGCGGGTCGAGCTGATCCCGTCGTACAAGGAGCACCGGGTCGAGCAGGTGACCGAGACCGGCCCCGACGTCGAGGAGACGCCCGGCCTGCTCGACGTCCAGGTCCCGGTCATCGCCCGTGCGCTGCAGATCCTCGGCATCCCGATTGTGGGTGCTGACGGCTACGAGGCCGACGACGTGATCGGCACGCTCGCCACCACGTGGGACGGTCCGGTCGACATCGTCACCGGCGACCGTGACCTCTTCCAGCTCGTCGACGACGCCCGCGGCGTCCGCGTGCTCTATCCGGCGAAGGGCATGAGCAAGCTCGAGTATGTCGACGCCGGGTGGATCCACGACCGGTATGGCATCGAGCCGACGCAGTACGCCGACTTCGCGGTGCTGCGCGGCGACCCGTCCGACGGCCTGCCGGGGGTGGCGGGGATCGGCGAGAAGACCGCCGCCTCGCTGCTCACCTCGTACGGGGATCTCGACGGCATCCTTGCCGCCGCGGCCGATCGTCATGCCAAGGTCGCACCCCGCGCCCGGACCAACCTGCTCGCCGCGGCCGACTACCTCGCGGTCGCTCCCCGCGTCGTCGAGGTCGCCCGCGACCTACCGCTCGACGTCGACCTGACCCTCCGTCCGGTCTCGACCGAACAGGTCCGTGAGATGGCCGAGCTCGCCGAGGCGTGGGGCCTCGGCCGGCCTGCCGAACGCGCGGTCGCCGCTCTCACAGCACCCTGA
- a CDS encoding thiamine-binding protein: protein MIAAFSISPSTADDTGGVAEAVARAVEVVRESGLPHETNAMFTNVEGDWDDVMDVVKRAVEAVAAVSPRVSLVLKADIRPGHTGQLAAKVQRIEEILGD, encoded by the coding sequence ATGATCGCAGCGTTCAGCATCAGCCCCTCGACCGCCGACGACACCGGCGGGGTCGCCGAGGCAGTCGCGCGCGCCGTCGAAGTGGTCCGCGAAAGCGGATTGCCGCACGAGACAAACGCCATGTTCACCAACGTCGAGGGTGACTGGGACGACGTCATGGACGTCGTGAAGCGTGCCGTCGAAGCGGTCGCCGCAGTCTCGCCCCGCGTCTCGCTCGTCCTCAAGGCGGATATCCGTCCGGGGCACACGGGTCAGCTCGCCGCCAAGGTGCAGCGGATCGAAGAGATCCTCGGAGACTGA